One Cuculus canorus isolate bCucCan1 chromosome 2, bCucCan1.pri, whole genome shotgun sequence genomic region harbors:
- the TFPI2 gene encoding tissue factor pathway inhibitor 2 isoform X1, protein MSAGRRLALPALLLPLACAALAPRPLTEKERACLLPPEDGPCRALVPRWYYDRYTQSCQEFTYGGCHGNANNFLTLDDCEKSCWTVKKVPKLCRMEADGGPCRSHLKRYAFNLSSMRCEEFIYGGCYGNGNNFRDLQSCVDHCLPEKTGPLLCYSPKDEGLCSSSVSRYYYDAKTKSCKEFKYTGCGGNANNFVTEMDCNNICRKAGTQKARINKPTNVFRRKMMRKLIKKPQIYNPKS, encoded by the exons ATGAGCGCTGGGCGCCGCCTCGCGCTACCcgcgctgctgctgccgctcGCCTGCGCCGCGCTGGCCCCGCGCCCCCTTACAG AGAAGGAGCGCGCCTGCCTGCTGCCCCCCGAGGACGGGCCCTGCCGCGCCCTGGTGCCGCGCTGGTACTACGACCGCTACACGCAGAGTTGCCAGGAGTTCACCTACGGTGGCTGCCACGGCAACGCCAACAACTTCCTCACGCTCGACGACTGCGAGAAGAGCTGCTGGACCGTCAAGA AAGTGCCCAAATTATGCCGGATGGAGGCTGATGGAGGACCTTGCAGGAGTCATCTAAAAAGATATGCCTTTAACTTGAGCTCGATGAGGTGTGAGGAGTTCATCTATGGTGGCTGTTACGGAAATGGCAATAACTTCAGGGATTTGCAGTCTTGCGTGGACCACTGTTTGCCAGAGAAAA ctggtCCCTTGTTGTGCTATAGCCCGAAGGATGAAGGATTGTGTTCTTCTTCTGTCAGTCGCTATTACTATGATGCCAAAACTAAATCATGTAAGGAGTTCAAGTATACTGGCTGCGGTGGAAACGCCAATAACTTTGTTACTGAAATGGATTGCAACAATATCTGCAGGAAAG caGGAACGCAGAAAGCAAGAATCAACAAGCCAACAAATGTATTCCGCAGAAAAATGATGAGAAAGCTGATTAAAAAGCCTCAGATATATAACCCAAAGTCTTAA
- the LOC104057515 gene encoding guanine nucleotide-binding protein G(I)/G(S)/G(O) subunit gamma-11, with amino-acid sequence MPAINIEDLSEKDKLKMEVEQLRKEVKLERQPVSKCSEEIKNYIEERSGEDPLVKGVPEDKNPFKEKGGCVIA; translated from the exons ATGCCGGCCATCAACATCGAGGACCTGAGCGAGAAGGACAAACTGAAAATGGAAGTGGAGCAGCTCCGGAAAGAAGTGAAGCTGGAGAGGCAGCCG GTCTCCAAGTGCTCCGAAGAGATCAAGAACTACATCGAGGAGCGGTCGGGTGAGGACCCGCTGGTGAAGGGGGTTCCCGAGGACAAGAACCCCTTCAAGGAGAAGGGAGGCTGTGTCATCGCTTAG
- the TFPI2 gene encoding tissue factor pathway inhibitor 2 isoform X2, producing the protein MSAGRRLALPALLLPLACAALAPRPLTEKERACLLPPEDGPCRALVPRWYYDRYTQSCQEFTYGGCHGNANNFLTLDDCEKSCWTVKKVPKLCRMEADGGPCRSHLKRYAFNLSSMRCEEFIYGGCYGNGNNFRDLQSCVDHCLPEKTGPLLCYSPKDEGLCSSSVSRYYYDAKTKSCKEFKYTGCGGNANNFVTEMDCNNICRKGTQKARINKPTNVFRRKMMRKLIKKPQIYNPKS; encoded by the exons ATGAGCGCTGGGCGCCGCCTCGCGCTACCcgcgctgctgctgccgctcGCCTGCGCCGCGCTGGCCCCGCGCCCCCTTACAG AGAAGGAGCGCGCCTGCCTGCTGCCCCCCGAGGACGGGCCCTGCCGCGCCCTGGTGCCGCGCTGGTACTACGACCGCTACACGCAGAGTTGCCAGGAGTTCACCTACGGTGGCTGCCACGGCAACGCCAACAACTTCCTCACGCTCGACGACTGCGAGAAGAGCTGCTGGACCGTCAAGA AAGTGCCCAAATTATGCCGGATGGAGGCTGATGGAGGACCTTGCAGGAGTCATCTAAAAAGATATGCCTTTAACTTGAGCTCGATGAGGTGTGAGGAGTTCATCTATGGTGGCTGTTACGGAAATGGCAATAACTTCAGGGATTTGCAGTCTTGCGTGGACCACTGTTTGCCAGAGAAAA ctggtCCCTTGTTGTGCTATAGCCCGAAGGATGAAGGATTGTGTTCTTCTTCTGTCAGTCGCTATTACTATGATGCCAAAACTAAATCATGTAAGGAGTTCAAGTATACTGGCTGCGGTGGAAACGCCAATAACTTTGTTACTGAAATGGATTGCAACAATATCTGCAGGAAAG GAACGCAGAAAGCAAGAATCAACAAGCCAACAAATGTATTCCGCAGAAAAATGATGAGAAAGCTGATTAAAAAGCCTCAGATATATAACCCAAAGTCTTAA